A window of the Rhodohalobacter mucosus genome harbors these coding sequences:
- a CDS encoding N-acetylmuramoyl-L-alanine amidase family protein: MNRSFIFDMFILCGLLCLALPFTGTAQSSLDRISAVERSDGKGYVIRYHLDEMVDSFRVNQPSSDMIQMMLYSGELDTAGMRLPPVSDTFPALDVHKTDLGVGVNIHLGENSFFKTSVYPDQNRRHLLLALERTDLDEIRQITDGVEPIVWNIDKTRDAQIPDESIAEENTDNSFLGLRTSDRFRTIVLDAGHGGKDPGTSNRRMGINEKDVVLAVTLKVGEYIKEYMPNVNVLYTRTDDTFVPLPERGLVATRNKADLFVSIHANAAPNAPSAHGTETFFLGLARSESALEVMKRENSVVEFENGGGGLNLSEEELLIYELTNSGNMAISERIATMIEDQFKYRASRRSRGVKQAGLEALWHASTPAVLVELGFLSNTSEARYLTSEYGQAILASAIFRAIRDFKDEFDRSLQNGDTQETTSRASNE, translated from the coding sequence ATGAACCGATCTTTCATTTTTGATATGTTCATCCTGTGCGGATTGTTGTGTCTTGCACTTCCTTTTACAGGCACTGCGCAGTCGTCACTCGACCGGATCTCTGCCGTAGAACGCAGTGACGGAAAAGGATATGTGATTCGCTACCACCTGGATGAAATGGTCGACTCTTTCCGGGTAAACCAGCCCTCATCCGATATGATTCAGATGATGCTCTATTCTGGAGAGCTTGATACGGCAGGCATGAGGCTCCCTCCCGTATCCGATACATTCCCGGCCCTGGACGTTCACAAAACGGATCTGGGCGTGGGTGTAAATATTCATTTGGGTGAAAACAGCTTTTTCAAAACCTCTGTGTATCCCGACCAGAACCGTCGCCACCTGCTGCTTGCGCTGGAACGTACAGACCTCGATGAGATCCGGCAAATAACAGACGGCGTAGAGCCGATTGTATGGAACATTGACAAAACGCGGGATGCACAAATTCCGGATGAATCGATTGCTGAAGAAAATACTGACAACTCATTTTTAGGCCTCCGCACATCCGATAGATTCAGGACCATCGTGCTGGATGCGGGCCATGGCGGCAAGGACCCGGGCACATCCAATCGACGGATGGGAATCAATGAAAAGGATGTGGTGCTCGCCGTAACCCTGAAAGTAGGCGAATATATCAAAGAGTATATGCCGAATGTAAATGTGCTTTACACCCGTACAGATGATACGTTTGTACCCCTGCCTGAACGCGGACTGGTGGCAACCCGAAACAAGGCGGACCTTTTTGTCTCCATTCACGCAAACGCTGCTCCCAATGCACCCTCCGCCCACGGAACCGAAACATTCTTTCTGGGGCTTGCAAGAAGCGAATCGGCCCTCGAAGTGATGAAACGGGAAAACAGCGTGGTGGAATTTGAAAACGGCGGAGGCGGGCTGAACCTGAGTGAAGAGGAGCTGCTGATCTACGAGCTGACCAACTCCGGAAACATGGCCATAAGTGAACGGATCGCCACAATGATAGAAGATCAGTTCAAATACCGGGCCAGCCGGCGATCCCGCGGGGTAAAACAGGCCGGACTTGAGGCGCTATGGCATGCTTCAACTCCCGCAGTACTGGTAGAGCTCGGATTTCTTTCGAATACCAGTGAGGCGCGATATCTCACAAGCGAATACGGACAGGCTATCCTTGCATCGGCCATTTTCAGGGCGATTCGGGATTTCAAAGATGAATTCGACCGAAGTCTTCAGAATGGCGATACGCAGGAAACCACTTCAAGGGCCAGCAATGAATGA
- a CDS encoding mechanosensitive ion channel family protein produces MMNSPYRFISIVLTLVGLFAVSAEVYGFPSEERNYTAVSERIMELPVQSDTTGTNDLQSGSESAADTSGGQNAVPAGNQDTANGLTGTDAQQNIAQIRELISFGKIFYSFLILFFTYYINKYLSLILDNLSEKLTNYRLFIKRLVPISRILIWSFAIYIVIAGVIVPPLETIITIAASVGIAVGFASQDILKNIFGGIMIILDRPFQVGDKIQVGEHYGEVQTIGLRSSRVVTPDDSVVSIPNAELMNKAVSNSNSSALDCQVVAEIYLPASTDVAKAKQIAFRAVYSSPYTFMNKPVDVIVLNEMNEKFFLMKMRVKAYVLDIRYEFLFMSDVTELILSELNRQGLIPDEIYQEGKGKKAAS; encoded by the coding sequence ATGATGAATAGCCCATATCGATTCATATCCATTGTTTTGACCCTGGTTGGACTTTTTGCGGTATCTGCGGAAGTGTACGGATTCCCTTCTGAAGAACGTAACTACACTGCCGTTTCGGAGAGGATAATGGAACTCCCGGTTCAGTCCGATACTACCGGAACCAATGACCTTCAGTCCGGATCTGAATCTGCAGCTGATACCAGCGGCGGACAGAACGCTGTACCGGCCGGTAACCAGGATACTGCCAACGGTTTAACGGGCACAGATGCCCAGCAAAACATTGCACAGATACGTGAGCTTATTTCATTCGGAAAGATTTTCTACTCCTTTCTGATCCTGTTCTTTACCTATTACATAAATAAATATCTTTCACTGATATTAGATAACCTCTCAGAGAAGCTTACCAACTACCGCCTGTTTATCAAAAGATTGGTGCCGATCAGCCGGATTCTGATCTGGTCGTTTGCCATCTACATTGTGATTGCGGGAGTAATTGTGCCTCCGCTTGAAACCATCATTACCATTGCCGCATCGGTTGGTATTGCAGTCGGGTTTGCCTCACAGGATATCCTGAAAAACATCTTTGGCGGTATCATGATCATCCTGGATCGTCCATTTCAGGTGGGCGATAAAATACAGGTTGGCGAGCACTACGGTGAAGTACAAACTATAGGGCTGCGATCGAGCCGCGTGGTAACCCCCGACGATTCGGTTGTGTCTATTCCCAATGCGGAACTGATGAACAAGGCTGTATCCAATTCCAACTCGAGTGCCCTCGATTGCCAGGTGGTTGCTGAAATCTATCTGCCGGCCAGTACAGACGTGGCAAAGGCCAAACAGATTGCATTCCGTGCTGTCTATTCATCCCCCTACACCTTTATGAACAAACCGGTAGATGTGATTGTGCTGAACGAGATGAACGAAAAGTTTTTTCTGATGAAAATGCGGGTGAAAGCATATGTTCTGGATATCCGTTATGAGTTTCTCTTCATGAGCGATGTTACCGAACTGATTCTGAGCGAGCTGAACCGGCAGGGTCTCATTCCGGATGAGATTTATCAGGAAGGAAAAGGGAAAAAGGCGGCATCATAA
- a CDS encoding TIGR03643 family protein, translating to MDNLPQSDISRIIEMAWEDRTPFDAIKHQFGLSEKEVIALMRKQMKASSFRMWRKRVSGRDTKHRKLRKKDVKRFTSPY from the coding sequence ATGGATAACCTTCCACAGTCCGATATCAGCAGAATCATTGAGATGGCATGGGAAGACCGCACACCGTTCGACGCCATCAAGCATCAGTTTGGCCTGAGTGAGAAAGAGGTGATCGCATTGATGAGAAAACAGATGAAAGCCTCCAGTTTCAGAATGTGGAGAAAAAGGGTGAGCGGCCGCGACACCAAGCATCGCAAGCTGCGAAAGAAGGACGTAAAACGGTTTACTTCACCATATTGA
- a CDS encoding SDR family NAD(P)-dependent oxidoreductase, with product MKETALITGASSGIGMELARVFAREGYNLLITARREEKLRELANHLEEAFRINVICLAADLSTPESPREVYDFAVSNNLNVTVLINNAGIGDYGFFHRSDWDKTATMIDLNMRSLTHLTRLFLPDLISKQRSYIMNVASTAAFQPGPLMSVYYASKQYVLAFGEAIDNELNHTGVHVTTLCPGPVKTEFQDTANMQKSKLVDRIPMAEAEDVAEYGYKAMMKGKRVAIHGFQNKISSVIVRWLPRRLVTWSVRKLQERTP from the coding sequence ATGAAAGAAACCGCACTTATTACCGGCGCATCAAGTGGTATCGGCATGGAACTGGCCAGGGTGTTTGCCCGTGAGGGTTACAACCTGCTCATTACAGCGCGAAGGGAAGAGAAGCTCCGTGAACTTGCCAACCATCTTGAAGAGGCTTTCCGAATTAATGTTATCTGCCTGGCTGCCGATTTGTCGACTCCGGAATCGCCGCGGGAAGTTTACGATTTTGCCGTCTCGAACAACCTGAATGTGACCGTATTGATCAACAATGCGGGGATCGGTGACTACGGTTTTTTTCACCGGTCAGACTGGGACAAAACCGCCACCATGATCGATCTCAATATGCGCTCACTCACCCATCTCACAAGGCTTTTTCTGCCCGATCTGATCAGTAAACAACGTTCTTATATCATGAATGTAGCCTCCACGGCCGCTTTCCAGCCCGGTCCGCTCATGAGCGTTTATTACGCCAGCAAGCAGTATGTACTTGCATTCGGCGAGGCCATTGACAATGAACTTAATCATACCGGTGTACATGTAACGACGCTCTGCCCGGGGCCTGTAAAGACAGAGTTTCAGGACACGGCAAATATGCAAAAATCAAAACTGGTCGATCGTATCCCCATGGCTGAGGCAGAGGATGTGGCGGAATACGGATACAAAGCCATGATGAAGGGTAAACGTGTTGCCATTCATGGATTTCAGAATAAGATCTCATCCGTCATTGTCCGATGGCTGCCGCGAAGACTTGTAACATGGTCGGTTCGCAAACTTCAGGAACGAACACCCTGA
- a CDS encoding exopolysaccharide biosynthesis protein, which yields MKNLEKLIERIRDMTLKKDVVSLDDILDASGRKSFGFFLLLAGIITLAPLVGDIPGVPTLMGAFVIIISFQLLIRRENMWLPAFMRNRTLKQEKILRALKRLKPVMKGIDRILKPRLTFLTKGFMQYVIALICVATAAVMPVMEFIPFSANIAGVILTVFGLALLASDGFLVLFAFALLGTAGWLIFIN from the coding sequence TTGAAAAACCTGGAAAAACTTATTGAGAGGATCCGTGACATGACCCTGAAAAAAGATGTTGTGTCACTGGATGATATCCTGGACGCTTCAGGCCGGAAATCCTTTGGGTTTTTTCTTTTACTGGCGGGGATCATTACACTTGCGCCGCTGGTAGGCGATATTCCAGGGGTACCCACATTGATGGGCGCCTTTGTTATCATCATATCATTTCAGCTGCTGATCAGGCGGGAAAATATGTGGCTGCCTGCATTCATGCGAAACCGCACTCTCAAACAAGAAAAAATCCTGCGGGCTTTGAAGAGGCTTAAGCCGGTTATGAAAGGCATTGACCGAATACTAAAGCCGCGCCTCACCTTTTTGACCAAAGGATTCATGCAGTATGTAATTGCGCTTATCTGTGTAGCAACAGCTGCCGTAATGCCTGTTATGGAGTTTATTCCTTTCAGCGCAAACATAGCGGGTGTCATACTGACGGTATTCGGCCTTGCACTGCTTGCAAGCGACGGTTTTCTGGTACTGTTTGCCTTTGCCCTGCTTGGAACGGCCGGTTGGCTGATTTTTATCAACTGA
- a CDS encoding valine--tRNA ligase encodes MTNKAQEELPKHYDPSVTEEKWYAYWEENGYYHSEPDDRESYTVVIPPPNVTGVLHMGHMLNNTIQDVLVRRARMKGYNACWVPGTDHASIATEAKVVQKLRKEGIKKSDLSRDEFLEHAWTWTDEHGGIILQQLKKLGASCDWKRTRFTLEDDLYESVIDCFIELYDRGYIYRGQRMVNWDPAAQTALSDEEVIHKEVQSRLYHVRYPIKDSDEFITIATTRPETILADTAVCVNPDDKRYTEILGKTAIIPVVNREVPVIADEYVDPEFGTGCLKITPAHDQNDYEIGMKHDLDIIDMLNPDGTVAEEAGHYIGMDRFEARKQIVKDLDGMGLLVKVEEMANKVGYSERTDAVIEPRLSLQWFCRMEKLSKPALDNVMNDEVQFHPAKFKNSYRHWMENIRDWCISRQLWWGHRIPAWYYGDGDDDYVIARTSEEALKKAREKCGDESLGEADLRQDEDVLDTWFSSWLWPITVFDPDFIRTGERNSELDYYYPTKDLVTAPEIMFFWVARMIMAGYAFADEKPFSNVYYHGIVRDEQRRKMSKSLGNSPDPIELIQKYGADGTRTGMLFSAPAGNDLLFDENLCEQGRNFSNKIWNAFRFLTMNMDEGVSYTPTSDIDPENIADKWMMGRIQAALSGMEEDFGNYRLNEALKKIYSLVWDDFCDWYIEVCKADQYGENMPKEKLERALGIFEILMKMLHPFMPFITEEIWQRISPRSADEALTISPWPEQPDGDYSDSVAIFATIQEQISAVRNIQAEMNLAPKTELELIIKPKDASLGTGIQAASWVYKKLLPLKSFTVEPSAEKPKASAAAVIGGSEIYIPLEGLIDLDKERSRINKEIERLEGFLKGIEKKLSNEQFVNNAPEAVVEKERMKKSDTETSLQKLRAQLDEFSR; translated from the coding sequence ATGACGAATAAAGCCCAGGAAGAATTACCTAAACACTACGACCCATCGGTTACCGAGGAGAAATGGTACGCCTATTGGGAAGAAAACGGCTACTACCATTCCGAGCCGGATGATCGCGAATCCTACACCGTGGTGATTCCCCCTCCCAACGTTACCGGCGTGCTCCACATGGGACACATGCTCAACAATACCATCCAGGATGTACTGGTACGGCGGGCCCGGATGAAAGGCTACAACGCATGCTGGGTGCCGGGTACCGACCATGCCTCCATCGCCACCGAAGCCAAAGTGGTACAGAAGCTTCGTAAAGAGGGCATTAAAAAAAGCGACCTGTCGCGTGATGAGTTTCTGGAACATGCTTGGACATGGACCGATGAACACGGAGGAATCATCCTTCAGCAGCTGAAAAAGCTGGGAGCCTCGTGCGACTGGAAAAGAACGCGTTTCACCCTCGAAGATGACCTCTATGAATCGGTAATCGACTGCTTTATTGAACTGTACGATCGCGGGTACATCTATCGCGGGCAGCGGATGGTGAACTGGGATCCCGCCGCACAGACCGCTCTGAGTGATGAAGAGGTGATTCACAAAGAGGTGCAGTCCAGGCTGTATCATGTCCGCTACCCGATCAAGGATTCGGATGAGTTTATCACGATTGCAACCACGCGTCCCGAAACCATCCTGGCCGACACGGCCGTATGCGTGAACCCGGACGACAAGCGATACACCGAAATTCTCGGTAAAACCGCCATCATTCCAGTAGTGAACCGCGAGGTGCCCGTGATTGCCGATGAGTACGTGGACCCTGAGTTCGGAACAGGCTGCCTGAAGATCACGCCCGCCCACGACCAGAACGATTATGAGATCGGCATGAAACACGATCTTGACATCATCGATATGCTGAATCCCGACGGCACGGTTGCCGAAGAAGCGGGTCATTATATTGGTATGGACCGCTTTGAGGCCCGCAAACAGATTGTAAAGGATCTGGACGGGATGGGACTGCTCGTGAAAGTGGAAGAGATGGCCAACAAGGTGGGATACTCCGAGCGAACCGACGCCGTGATTGAGCCGCGACTCTCCCTGCAGTGGTTCTGCCGCATGGAGAAGCTGAGCAAGCCGGCACTCGACAACGTAATGAACGACGAAGTTCAGTTTCACCCGGCCAAGTTCAAGAATAGCTACCGCCACTGGATGGAGAATATCCGCGACTGGTGTATCTCGAGACAGCTCTGGTGGGGTCATCGCATCCCCGCCTGGTATTATGGCGATGGCGACGACGACTATGTAATTGCCCGAACCTCAGAAGAGGCCCTGAAAAAAGCCAGAGAAAAGTGTGGTGATGAATCTCTGGGTGAAGCCGATCTTCGCCAGGACGAAGATGTGCTCGACACCTGGTTCTCATCCTGGCTCTGGCCGATCACGGTATTTGATCCCGACTTCATCCGCACGGGCGAACGCAACAGCGAGCTGGACTATTACTACCCGACCAAAGATCTGGTTACCGCTCCCGAAATCATGTTCTTCTGGGTGGCCCGTATGATTATGGCCGGTTATGCCTTTGCGGATGAGAAACCGTTCAGCAATGTTTACTATCACGGTATTGTGCGTGACGAGCAGCGCCGGAAAATGTCCAAGTCACTTGGAAATTCTCCCGACCCCATTGAGCTGATCCAAAAATACGGAGCCGACGGCACCCGTACGGGAATGCTCTTTTCAGCGCCTGCCGGCAACGACCTGCTGTTTGATGAAAACCTCTGCGAGCAGGGACGCAATTTCTCCAACAAGATCTGGAATGCGTTCCGTTTTCTAACCATGAATATGGATGAGGGCGTAAGCTACACTCCCACCTCCGATATCGACCCTGAAAATATCGCAGACAAGTGGATGATGGGGCGCATTCAGGCAGCTCTCTCGGGAATGGAGGAGGATTTCGGGAACTACAGGCTCAATGAAGCACTAAAGAAAATCTACTCACTGGTATGGGACGACTTCTGCGACTGGTATATCGAGGTGTGCAAAGCCGATCAATACGGGGAAAACATGCCGAAAGAGAAGCTGGAACGGGCTCTCGGCATTTTTGAGATTCTAATGAAAATGCTCCACCCTTTTATGCCGTTTATCACCGAGGAGATCTGGCAGCGAATTAGTCCGCGTTCTGCTGATGAAGCACTCACAATCAGTCCCTGGCCCGAACAACCGGACGGAGACTATTCGGACTCTGTAGCTATCTTCGCCACCATTCAGGAGCAGATCTCGGCCGTTCGAAATATCCAGGCCGAGATGAACCTGGCACCCAAAACGGAACTGGAGCTTATCATCAAGCCGAAAGACGCATCACTCGGCACCGGCATTCAAGCCGCATCCTGGGTCTATAAAAAGCTGCTCCCACTTAAATCATTTACGGTTGAACCATCCGCAGAAAAACCGAAAGCCTCCGCGGCAGCAGTTATCGGCGGGTCCGAAATCTATATTCCGCTTGAAGGACTGATCGATCTTGATAAAGAGCGCAGCCGCATCAACAAGGAGATCGAACGGCTGGAAGGATTTCTGAAAGGGATTGAGAAAAAGCTTTCGAACGAACAGTTTGTAAACAACGCTCCTGAAGCCGTGGTGGAGAAAGAGCGCATGAAAAAATCGGACACCGAAACCAGCCTTCAAAAATTGCGGGCACAGCTGGATGAGTTCAGCCGATAA
- a CDS encoding GxxExxY protein, with amino-acid sequence MDELNALTEKVIGSAIKVHKELGPGLLESAYQECLNYLLLKDGFVVEREKPIPVVFEKVKLDCGYRIDLLVERKLVLELKSVDRFSPVHHAQVLTYLKLGGFKLGLLMNFNVPIMVKGIRRIIN; translated from the coding sequence ATGGACGAGTTAAATGCTCTTACTGAAAAAGTAATCGGCTCTGCTATCAAGGTTCATAAAGAACTTGGCCCGGGATTATTGGAATCTGCCTACCAGGAGTGTCTGAATTATCTGTTGTTAAAAGATGGATTTGTCGTTGAAAGAGAAAAACCCATTCCTGTGGTATTTGAAAAAGTCAAACTTGATTGCGGATATAGAATTGATTTATTGGTTGAAAGAAAATTAGTCCTTGAACTTAAATCAGTTGATCGATTCAGTCCTGTTCATCATGCACAGGTTCTGACATATCTCAAACTTGGAGGTTTCAAACTCGGTTTATTGATGAATTTCAACGTTCCGATCATGGTTAAAGGCATTCGAAGAATAATCAATTAA
- the rsmB gene encoding 16S rRNA (cytosine(967)-C(5))-methyltransferase RsmB, whose amino-acid sequence MDTELTARTVSIDLLIEFDETSNLDFSPANELEPRERAQVREYVQNILRRRSYLDFIIGEFSSITVDEMKPELKNILRLALYEMLFMGGTPDYAAINEGVEIAKLSMGSKAGDLVNAILRNIQRDIDKLPKPAFKDRTKLVATTFSHPEWMVKRWVKRFGEREAFKLMQANNQRPSYYVRVNNLRTKTKNFKLRMDKLDIEYKESDWLPGYFKVESVAPFISKDLLRKGICLVQDIAAGFAPTILEPEPGETIYDLCAAPGTKSIVMSDMMNGEGTIIAVDINPKRLEMLAQSAMDYQAENIKIRQDDARDLNLKLADGVLLDAPCTGTGVLSKRADLRWKRTEEELENSVKLQEELLEESANHVKRGGRLVYSTCSIEPEENWEQVQKFLDKYDNFELEPLDEFLPEEVLTEDGLAYQTFPHIHGCDGHFGVRLKRVK is encoded by the coding sequence TTGGATACCGAACTAACTGCACGCACGGTCAGCATCGATTTACTAATTGAATTTGATGAGACATCGAACCTCGATTTTTCTCCAGCCAATGAACTGGAGCCCCGGGAACGTGCACAGGTAAGGGAATATGTGCAGAATATCCTGCGCCGCCGAAGCTATCTCGACTTTATCATCGGTGAATTCTCAAGCATTACCGTTGACGAGATGAAGCCGGAACTGAAAAATATTCTTCGTCTCGCACTCTATGAGATGCTGTTTATGGGCGGTACCCCGGACTATGCGGCCATCAACGAAGGCGTTGAGATCGCCAAGCTGAGCATGGGTTCGAAAGCCGGCGACCTGGTGAATGCCATTCTGCGCAACATCCAGCGCGATATCGACAAGCTACCCAAACCTGCGTTTAAAGACCGCACCAAACTGGTGGCCACGACATTCTCTCATCCCGAGTGGATGGTAAAACGATGGGTGAAGCGCTTCGGCGAGCGGGAGGCGTTCAAGCTTATGCAGGCAAACAATCAGCGTCCCTCCTACTATGTGCGCGTGAACAACCTTCGCACGAAGACCAAGAACTTCAAACTGCGGATGGATAAGCTCGACATTGAATATAAGGAGAGTGACTGGCTGCCCGGCTATTTCAAGGTGGAATCGGTGGCCCCCTTTATCAGCAAAGACCTGCTCAGAAAAGGTATCTGCCTGGTACAGGATATCGCGGCGGGTTTTGCCCCTACCATCCTGGAACCGGAACCCGGTGAAACCATCTACGACCTCTGCGCGGCACCGGGTACAAAAAGTATTGTGATGAGCGACATGATGAACGGTGAAGGCACCATCATTGCGGTCGATATCAACCCGAAACGGCTGGAGATGCTCGCTCAGAGTGCCATGGACTACCAGGCCGAAAACATTAAGATCCGACAGGACGATGCGCGCGATCTGAACCTGAAGCTTGCCGACGGCGTACTGCTCGACGCTCCCTGCACCGGAACCGGTGTTCTGAGCAAACGGGCGGATCTTCGTTGGAAACGCACGGAAGAGGAACTGGAAAATTCAGTAAAACTGCAGGAAGAGCTTCTTGAAGAATCTGCCAACCACGTAAAACGCGGCGGACGCCTGGTGTACAGCACCTGCTCGATTGAGCCTGAGGAGAACTGGGAGCAGGTACAAAAATTTCTGGACAAGTACGACAACTTTGAACTGGAACCCCTCGATGAGTTTCTGCCGGAAGAGGTACTCACCGAAGACGGACTGGCCTACCAGACCTTCCCCCACATTCACGGCTGCGACGGGCACTTCGGGGTGCGGTTGAAGCGGGTGAAATAA